The Gymnodinialimonas sp. 57CJ19 genome includes a window with the following:
- the paaK gene encoding phenylacetate--CoA ligase PaaK: MRDLTPSRDSLDAIEIASRDEISALQLDRLKWSLQHAYDNVPFYKAQFDAAGVHPADLKSLKDLAKFPFTVKSDLRDNYPFNMFAVPRDKISRIHASSGTTGKPTVVGYTDGDLEMWANMVARSLRAAGTKPGDMLHNAYGYGLFTGGLGAHYGAEKLGCTVVPVSGGMTARQVTLIEDFRPTTIMVTPSYMLNILEQYHRQGIDPRDCSLEVGVFGAEPWTNKMRAEVEAAFDMHAVDIYGLSEVMGPGVASECVETKDGLHIWEDNFYPEIIDPVTGEVVEDGEMGELVFTTLTKEGMPIIRYRTRDLTRLLPGTARSMRRMEKVTGRSDDMMILRGVNVFPTQIEEQVLTIEGLAPHYQIELLKEGQMDAMRVHVECLPEHSSPEAQAAHGATLKHRIKEVVGITAVIVVAEPGGVARSEGKAKRVIDNRS, translated from the coding sequence ATGCGCGACCTCACCCCCTCTCGCGATTCTCTCGATGCGATTGAAATTGCGTCCCGCGATGAAATTTCGGCCCTGCAACTCGACCGATTGAAATGGTCGTTGCAACACGCCTACGACAATGTGCCGTTCTACAAGGCGCAATTTGATGCGGCGGGTGTGCACCCCGCGGACCTGAAGTCCTTGAAGGATCTGGCGAAGTTCCCGTTCACAGTGAAGTCCGATCTGCGCGACAACTACCCGTTCAACATGTTCGCCGTGCCCCGTGACAAGATCTCGCGTATCCACGCCTCTTCCGGCACCACGGGCAAACCTACGGTCGTGGGCTACACCGATGGCGATCTGGAGATGTGGGCCAATATGGTCGCCCGGTCCTTGCGCGCGGCAGGCACCAAGCCCGGCGACATGCTGCACAATGCCTACGGATACGGCCTGTTCACCGGCGGCCTTGGCGCGCACTACGGGGCCGAGAAGCTTGGCTGTACAGTCGTGCCCGTCTCCGGCGGGATGACGGCCCGGCAAGTCACGCTGATCGAAGATTTCCGCCCCACCACGATCATGGTCACCCCGTCCTATATGCTCAACATCTTGGAGCAATATCACCGACAAGGCATCGACCCGCGCGATTGCTCGCTAGAAGTAGGGGTCTTCGGGGCCGAGCCTTGGACCAACAAGATGCGCGCAGAGGTGGAAGCCGCTTTCGACATGCACGCCGTAGATATTTACGGCCTGTCGGAAGTCATGGGCCCCGGCGTCGCCAGCGAATGCGTCGAAACCAAGGACGGGCTGCACATATGGGAGGACAACTTCTACCCAGAGATCATCGACCCGGTCACCGGGGAAGTGGTTGAGGACGGCGAAATGGGGGAACTGGTTTTCACCACGCTCACCAAGGAAGGCATGCCGATCATCCGCTACCGCACCCGCGATTTAACTCGGCTATTGCCCGGCACCGCGCGATCCATGCGGCGCATGGAAAAGGTGACAGGCCGCTCGGACGACATGATGATTCTGCGCGGTGTAAACGTGTTCCCGACCCAGATCGAAGAGCAGGTCCTGACGATTGAGGGCCTGGCGCCGCACTATCAGATCGAACTGTTGAAGGAAGGCCAGATGGACGCCATGCGCGTCCACGTTGAATGCCTGCCCGAACATAGCAGCCCCGAGGCACAGGCCGCCCACGGGGCGACCTTGAAACACCGCATCAAGGAAGTCGTCGGCATCACCGCCGTCATTGTTGTCGCAGAGCCTGGCGGCGTCGCCCGCAGTGAAGGCAAGGCAAAGCGGGTGATCGACAATCGCTCCTGA
- the paaI gene encoding hydroxyphenylacetyl-CoA thioesterase PaaI encodes MTPKERANRSAAAMWAGDKASAWVGMEITHVDEGKATLTLKIREEHCNGHGIGHGGVTFMLADSAFAFACNSRNVATVAQHNSINFLAPARLGDTLTATAVETTLKGRSGITDVTVTNQSGEKIALFRGASRALGSALFEE; translated from the coding sequence ATGACCCCGAAAGAGCGTGCAAACCGAAGTGCGGCTGCCATGTGGGCGGGCGACAAGGCCTCGGCCTGGGTCGGCATGGAGATTACCCATGTCGACGAAGGTAAGGCCACCCTGACCCTTAAGATTCGGGAAGAGCACTGTAACGGGCACGGTATCGGCCATGGCGGCGTGACCTTCATGCTGGCCGACAGTGCCTTCGCTTTTGCCTGCAACTCTCGCAACGTCGCAACGGTAGCCCAACACAATTCAATCAATTTTCTCGCCCCGGCCCGCCTTGGCGATACGCTGACCGCCACCGCCGTGGAGACGACCCTGAAGGGGCGCTCGGGCATTACCGACGTGACCGTCACCAACCAATCCGGCGAGAAGATCGCCTTGTTCCGAGGTGCGTCCCGCGCACTCGGCTCTGCTTTGTTTGAGGAATAA
- the paaZ gene encoding phenylacetic acid degradation bifunctional protein PaaZ, whose amino-acid sequence MQHVESFAKGVWIGPDAGSRAIADASTGEVIAKAGRADLDVQGMIAYGREVGGPGLRAMDFHDRARMLKALALHLNKNKQRLYDLSFTTGATQADHGFDVDGGIGTLFVFASKGRREMPEGHVLIDGGFEQLGKTGAFGGQHIYTPKLGVALHINAFNFPVWGMLEKIAPALLAGVPSIVKPATATCHVTELCVRIMLDAGVLPDGALQLISGGVGDALDHMDAQDSVTFTGSAKTARMLRGHQGLLDRAVHFTAEQDSLNATILGPDAEPGSPEFDLFVKEITREMTTKAGQKCTAIRRVLAPERLLQPLIEGLSARLSRVVVGDPRHEGVRMGPVVSADQREDVLEKAAIIASEAECVFEGEVAGDIEKGAFVSPKLFHCADPDAATAVHETEAFGPVSTLMGYRDLDHAVGLVNRGGGSLVASVITHDPDVAREVVTGIGAWHGRVYINDRDSMGEATGHGAPMPHLTHGGPGRAGGGEELGGIRAVKHYMQRVAVQGSPSMLTSVTGRWLPGADKKAEAQHPFQVTFNELSLGRTLRTEPRTITLDDVSHFAEFTGDTFYAHMDDAAAERNPFFPGRVAHGYLILSFAAGLFVEPAEGPVLANTGLDNLRFLKPVVPGDSIIVDLTVMDRKSRTEEYGEVRWHAEVTNQDGDAVAEYELLTMVAK is encoded by the coding sequence GTGCAACATGTTGAAAGTTTCGCAAAGGGCGTGTGGATCGGTCCAGATGCGGGCTCGCGCGCAATCGCGGATGCCTCCACCGGAGAGGTGATTGCCAAAGCCGGCCGTGCCGATTTGGATGTGCAGGGCATGATCGCCTATGGCCGCGAAGTGGGCGGGCCAGGCCTGCGGGCGATGGATTTCCACGACCGGGCGCGGATGCTGAAGGCGCTGGCGCTTCACCTGAACAAGAACAAGCAACGGCTCTACGACCTGTCATTCACCACCGGTGCAACCCAAGCCGACCATGGCTTTGACGTGGACGGCGGCATCGGCACGCTGTTTGTCTTCGCCTCCAAGGGGCGGCGCGAAATGCCGGAAGGGCATGTCCTGATTGACGGCGGATTCGAGCAGTTGGGCAAGACCGGCGCCTTTGGCGGGCAGCATATCTATACGCCGAAACTGGGCGTCGCGTTGCATATCAACGCGTTCAACTTCCCCGTTTGGGGGATGCTGGAAAAGATCGCTCCGGCGCTGCTGGCAGGTGTGCCTTCTATCGTCAAACCGGCCACGGCGACCTGCCATGTGACCGAACTATGCGTGCGAATCATGTTGGATGCAGGGGTTCTGCCGGATGGCGCGTTGCAACTGATCAGTGGCGGAGTCGGTGATGCGTTGGACCACATGGACGCGCAGGATTCGGTGACTTTCACCGGGTCCGCGAAAACAGCGCGGATGTTGCGCGGGCATCAAGGCTTGCTGGACCGCGCCGTGCACTTCACGGCGGAACAAGACAGTCTGAACGCTACGATCCTTGGCCCAGACGCAGAGCCGGGCAGCCCGGAATTTGATCTCTTCGTGAAAGAAATCACCCGAGAAATGACCACGAAAGCGGGACAGAAATGCACTGCCATTCGGCGGGTGCTGGCACCCGAACGGCTTCTCCAGCCCCTGATAGAGGGGCTGTCGGCGCGGCTTTCCCGCGTCGTCGTGGGCGATCCGCGCCATGAGGGCGTGCGAATGGGGCCTGTCGTCTCGGCCGATCAGCGCGAAGACGTGCTGGAAAAGGCCGCGATCATCGCCAGTGAAGCCGAATGCGTCTTCGAGGGCGAAGTTGCCGGCGACATCGAGAAGGGGGCCTTTGTTTCCCCCAAGCTGTTCCATTGCGCCGATCCCGATGCCGCGACAGCCGTGCATGAAACCGAAGCCTTTGGCCCGGTCTCGACCCTGATGGGGTATCGCGACCTGGATCATGCGGTGGGGCTGGTGAACCGGGGCGGCGGCAGCCTGGTGGCCTCTGTCATCACCCACGACCCCGATGTGGCCCGTGAAGTCGTGACGGGCATCGGCGCTTGGCATGGCCGCGTCTATATCAATGACCGTGACAGCATGGGCGAGGCCACAGGCCACGGCGCGCCGATGCCGCATCTGACCCACGGTGGGCCGGGGCGTGCTGGCGGTGGTGAGGAACTGGGCGGCATCCGCGCGGTGAAGCACTACATGCAGCGGGTGGCGGTTCAGGGCTCTCCCTCGATGCTGACGTCGGTGACGGGGCGCTGGCTTCCCGGCGCCGACAAGAAGGCCGAGGCGCAGCACCCGTTCCAGGTCACATTCAACGAGTTGAGCCTCGGGCGCACCCTGCGCACAGAGCCGCGCACAATTACACTGGATGACGTCTCGCATTTTGCGGAGTTCACCGGCGACACTTTCTATGCCCACATGGATGACGCCGCAGCCGAGCGGAACCCGTTCTTTCCGGGCCGCGTAGCCCATGGCTATCTGATCCTCAGCTTTGCGGCGGGCCTGTTTGTAGAGCCCGCCGAGGGCCCAGTTCTGGCGAATACCGGGCTGGATAATCTGCGGTTCCTGAAGCCTGTCGTGCCAGGAGACAGCATTATCGTTGATCTGACGGTAATGGATAGGAAATCTCGGACGGAAGAGTATGGTGAGGTACGCTGGCACGCAGAGGTCACCAATCAAGACGGCGATGCCGTGGCGGAATACGAGTTGTTAACGATGGTCGCGAAATGA